The following is a genomic window from Campylobacter concisus.
TCATCTTACATAAAACTCTTTAAGATTGATATGAGTGAGTTTAAGCCAGTTGGCGAGTATAAAAATTTAAACGAGCTTTTTACTAGAGAGCTCATAAAATCAAGAGAATTTGACGCAGCAGATGAGATATTTATTAGTCCAAGCGATGGTACATGTCTTAGTTTTGGTAGCACAAAAGATCTAAAAGCATTTAGTATAAAGGGTATGAACTATGGTGTAAGGGAGCTGTTAGGACAGGATGAGCTTGATGGCGAGTATGACTTTGCCAATATCTACCTTAGCCCAAAAGACTACCACCACTACCACGCACCTTGCGACATCGCCATCAAAAAAGCGATCTATATTCCAGGCAAGCTCTATAGTGTGGCTGTAAAATGGCTTGGCAAGGTCAAAAGTCTATACACTAAAAATGAGCGTGTGGCACTACTTTGCGAGATGAGAAATGGCAAGAAACTTTGGCTGGTTTTTGTAGGTGCGCTAAATGTTGGCAAGATGAAATTTAGCTTTGATGAGCGTATTCAGACAAATGCGATGGCAAATTTCACGCAAATTTATGAGTATGAAAATTTACATATCAAAAAGGGCGAGCGTCTTGGAAATTTCGAACTTGGCTCAACTATTGTGATACTTAGCGAAAAAGATGCGATCGAATACAATCTCTTTGAAAACAAAGAGCTTAAATTTGCTGAGTCTATTGGGATATTAAAAGCATAATCATAAAGATTTTACAAGGTAAAAACCTTGTAAAATTTAGACATTAAATCTAAAGTGCATTACATCGCCATCTTGTACGATGTACTCTTTTCCTTCAAGCCTCATTTTGCCAGCCTCTTTGGCTCCGTTTTCACCGCCATGTGCTATGTAGTCCTCGTAGCCTATCACTTCAGCTCTGATAAAGCCCCTCTCAAAGTCATTATGGATGACGCTTGCTGCTTTTGGCGCTTTCCAGCCCTTTGTGATTGTCCAAGCCCTTACTTCAACGACGCCAGCAGTGAAATAGCTTATTAAATTTAGCTTTGCAAAAGATGTCCTGATGATCTTTTCAAGGCCACTCTCGCTCGTGCCGATAGATGCCAAAAACTCGTGCGCCTCCTCATCGCTTAGACCTATTAGCTCCTCTTCTACTTTTGCGCAAAGCTTGATAACCTCGTGGTCTGAGGCTTTTGCGTACTCTTTTAGTGCTTTTACAAATTTATTATCTTCGCTAAGCCCCTCTTCATCGACATTTGCGCCATAAACTACCTCTTTAGCGCTCAGAAGCCTTAGCTCTTTGTTGAGCGCTAAAAACGCCTCACTGTCTCTTTGCTCAAAGCTGCTTGCGCTTTTGCCATCATTTAGGTGAGCTAAAAGTAAATTTGCTATCTCAAGCGCCTCTTTTGCGCCTTTTGCATTTGCTTTTGCTTCTCTTATGAGCTTTTCTATCTTTTTATTTAACTGCTCGATATCGGCCAGTATTAGCTCAGTTTGGATGATCTCGATGTCTCTTACTGGATCGACGCTGCCCTCGACGTGTGTGATGTTTTCATCTTCAAAGCAACGAACTATATGAAGGATAAGCTCTGTCTCTCTAATGTTTGATAAAAATTTATTGCCAAGTCCCTCGCCAGAGCTTGCACCCTTTACAAGACCAGCAATATCTACAAATTCTATGGTTGAGTATTGAATTTTGTTTGGATTAACTATCTTTGCAAGCTCATTTAGGCGTTTATCAGGCACTGGCACGATGGCTTTGTTTGGCTCGATCGTGCAAAACGGATAGTTCGCACTTTCGGCGTTTTGCGCCTTTGTAAGTGCGTTAAATGTCGTTGATTTGCCCACATTTGGT
Proteins encoded in this region:
- a CDS encoding phosphatidylserine decarboxylase codes for the protein MNSDNLFSQIFGKVAKISFIRPVQEFINSSYIKLFKIDMSEFKPVGEYKNLNELFTRELIKSREFDAADEIFISPSDGTCLSFGSTKDLKAFSIKGMNYGVRELLGQDELDGEYDFANIYLSPKDYHHYHAPCDIAIKKAIYIPGKLYSVAVKWLGKVKSLYTKNERVALLCEMRNGKKLWLVFVGALNVGKMKFSFDERIQTNAMANFTQIYEYENLHIKKGERLGNFELGSTIVILSEKDAIEYNLFENKELKFAESIGILKA
- the ychF gene encoding redox-regulated ATPase YchF, producing the protein MGLSVGIVGLPNVGKSTTFNALTKAQNAESANYPFCTIEPNKAIVPVPDKRLNELAKIVNPNKIQYSTIEFVDIAGLVKGASSGEGLGNKFLSNIRETELILHIVRCFEDENITHVEGSVDPVRDIEIIQTELILADIEQLNKKIEKLIREAKANAKGAKEALEIANLLLAHLNDGKSASSFEQRDSEAFLALNKELRLLSAKEVVYGANVDEEGLSEDNKFVKALKEYAKASDHEVIKLCAKVEEELIGLSDEEAHEFLASIGTSESGLEKIIRTSFAKLNLISYFTAGVVEVRAWTITKGWKAPKAASVIHNDFERGFIRAEVIGYEDYIAHGGENGAKEAGKMRLEGKEYIVQDGDVMHFRFNV